A stretch of the Cottoperca gobio chromosome 2, fCotGob3.1, whole genome shotgun sequence genome encodes the following:
- the igf3 gene encoding insulin-like growth factor 3, producing the protein MRSSYCPSATTQTLKVLCVRMCMFYSTICLAGWPLSSEAARQRCGSDLLSDLKFVCGDLGIYLGKGTWSGYGARPRGKGIVDQCCRPAGCELQYLERYCAKPKSQQHTTAHPATTTERLTTTQLDMAQQFQALFQKKLSEHLGAPNSPKREVYRKKTQPSVRRKSKIATSHRRIKTRSTTRSPISTSGSPLQRMTTVDLIKSSIFIVPGLKN; encoded by the exons ATGCGCTCCTCATACTGCCCTTCTGCCACAACACAGACACTCAAG GTGTTGTGTGTTCGGATGTGTATGTTCTACTCCACCATATGTCTGGCAGGCTGGCCGCTGTCCTCAGAGGCAGCCAGACAGCGCTGTGGTTCTGATCTGCTCAGTGACCTTAAATTTGTATGTGGGGATCTTGGAATCTATTTAG GTAAAGGCACATGGTCTGGTTACGGTGCTCGGCCCAGAGGGAAGGGGATAGTGGATCAGTGCTGTCGGCCGGCCGGCTGTGAACTTCAGTATCTGGAGAGGTACTGTGCCAAACCAAAGAGCCAGCAGCACACCACAGCTCATCCAGCCACAACCACAGAACGTCTTACCACTACCCAGCTGGACATG GCACAGCAGTTCCAAGCATTATTTCAGAAAAAGCTTTCTGAGCACCTGGGGGCTCCCAACAGTCCAAAAAGGGAAGTGtatagaaagaaaacacagccgTCAGTTCGACGGAAAAGCAAAATTGCAACATCACACAGGAGGATTAAAACAAGGAGCACAACCAGAAGTCCTATTTCTACCTCTGGGAGTCCCCTTCAAAGAATGACAACAGTTGACCTCATAAAAAGCTCAATATTTATAGTTCCTGGATTGAAGAACTGA
- the LOC115018137 gene encoding uncharacterized protein LOC115018137 yields MDILNRLEIYIPVEAEVKNIPLSSLPNSVLTRMGLPSSNSDSRTLTDSPEGIWICPAVVRRKVEKPASHTGSGENMSSLLGREFRAVSGPFLMSFISANRTAYAVLKDTMPGKSTHTSHTSLLPQGLASRKYKDAVVIYRGRVYLSTRKSNQSRSQQEMHEAQATSQSSIPKSRTKRQSPRASLEPADKELQRKKLHFTLPQTSPKKLKDLLTKTENPSTTDRELLNDKKKHTTCKVTHSENKKGSDVSSSTTAHSVPRSTDGVHKLDSSSHEDTDGEQAEAAGKETAWFQAGWEQEGVTDSGECETHLGDEESDCLQIDSGEADNIVGIAEQSSNHSWSSREFQRAACASTSRQEQFDLLAKEEKIAQVKAKLKLSEAALDSLNS; encoded by the exons ATGGATATCCTTAACAGACTGGAAATCTACATCCCAGTGGAAGCTGAGGTGAAAAACATCCCTCTGTCGAGTTTACCAAACTCAGTGCTTACACGAATGGGCCTCCCCTCGTCTAACTCTGACTCCAGGACTCTCACAGACTCTCCAGAAGGCATATGGATTTGTCCAGCAGTGGTACGGAGGAAAGTCGAGAAACCGGCCTCCCATACAGGAAGCGGTGAGAACATGTCCTCACTGCTGGGCAGGGAGTTTCGGGCTGTTTCGGGTCCCTTCCTAATGTCCTTCATCTCCGCCAACCGCACAGCTTACGCGGTGCTGAAGGACACCATGCCTGGAAAAAGTACTCACACATCTCACACTTCCCTGTTACCTCAGGGCTTAGCATCGCGGAAGTACAAAGACGCTGTTGTCATCTACCGCGGACGCGTTTACCTCTCCACCAGGAAGTCCAATCAAAGCCGGAGTCAACAAGAGATGCATGAAGCACAGGCAACTTCCCAGTCTTCCATTCCTAAAAGCCGAACAAAg CGCCAGTCTCCCCGGGCTTCTCTTGAACCTGCAGATAAAGAACTACAAAGGAAGAAATTGCATTTCACTTTGCCCCAAACATCCCCAAAAAAGCTAAAGGATCTTCTCACAAAAACAGAGAATCCCTCCACCACAGACCGG GAGCTGCTAAATGACAAGAAGAAACACACCACATGTAAAGTaacacacagtgaaaacaaGAAGGGGAGTGATGTATCCTCATCCACAACTGCACATTCTGTCCCTCGGTCCACGGACGGTGTGCACAAACTGGACAGCTCTAGTCATGAGGATACTGATGGAGAGCAGGCTGAAGCAGCAGGGAAAGAGACAGCTTGGTTTCAGGCTGGGTGGGAGCAGGAGGGGGTGACTGACAGTGGTGAATGTGAGACACACCTGGGAGATGAAGAATCTGACTGTTTACAAATTGACAGTGGTGAAGCTGACAACATTGTTGGTATTGCAGAGCAGAGTAGCAACCATAGCTGGAGCAGTAGAGAGTTTCAGAGGGCAGCTTGTGCCTCCACTTCACGACAGGAGCAGTTTGACTTGCTGGCAAAAGAGGAGAAGATCGCTCAAGTGAAGGCCAAACTCAAGCTGAGTGAAGCTGCTCTTGACAGCCTGAACTCCTGA